A genomic window from Mustela erminea isolate mMusErm1 chromosome 16, mMusErm1.Pri, whole genome shotgun sequence includes:
- the GGH gene encoding gamma-glutamyl hydrolase isoform X2, with amino-acid sequence MYIGCQYCAGAEVSVVRDSLRGVLMQTSRNKDMRSLGKYYIAASYVKYLESAGARVVPIRPDLTAEKYEKLFQSINGILFPGGSVNLEKSGYALTAKKFYDFAKQSFDDGDYFPVWGTCLGFEELSYLVSGGKSLLTLTHTDGITMPLNFTKGASQSRMFQNFPVDLLKSLSTEPLTANFHKWSLSVTNFTMNEELKNFFNVLTTNTDGKTEFISTMEGYKYPVYGVQWHPEKAPYEWGNLEGISHAPHAVKAAFYLAEFFVAEARKNSHQFESEVEENEALIYQFRPVYTGNISSFQQSYIFD; translated from the exons ATGTATATTGGATGCCAGTACTGTGCTGGGGCTGAGGTTTCAGTGGTAAGAGACAGCCTGAGAG GAGTATTAATGCAAACGTCCCGTAATAAGGACATGAGAAGCCTGGGAAAATACTATATTGCTGCATCCTATGTAAAGTATCTGGAGTCTGCAGGTGCAAGAGTTGTACCAATAAG GCCTGATCTTACAGCTGAAAAGTATGAAAAGCTTTTCCAATCTATTAATGG GATCCTTTTCCCTGGAGGAAGCGTTAATCTCGAGAAGTCAGGTTATGCTCTCACAGCCAAAAAATTTTACGACTTTGCCAAACAG AGTTTTGATGATGGAGACTATTTTCCTGTATGGGGTACTTGCCTTGGATTCGAAGAGCTTTCATATCTGGTTAGTGGTGGAAAGTCCTTATTAACTCTCACTCATACTGATGGAATTACAATGCCGCTGAACTTCACTAAAG GTGCATCACAGAGCAGAATGTTCCAGAATTTTCCTGTTGACTTGTTGAAGTCCTTATCAACGGAACCCCTGACAGCAAATTTCCACAAGTGGAGCCTCTCCGTGACG AATTTTACGATGAATGAAGAGTTAAAGAACTTTTTCAATGTATTAACTACAAATACAGATGGCAAGACTGAGTTTATTTCAACCATGGAAG GGTATAAGTATCCAGTGTACGGTGTCCAGTGGCATCCAGAGAAAGCACCTTATGAGTGGGGGAATTTAGAAGGCATTTCCCATGCACCTCATGCTGTGAAGGCTGCGTTTTATTTAGCTGAGTTCTTTGTTGCTGAAG CTCGGAAAAACAGTCATCAATTTGAATCTGAGGTTGAAGAGAATGAAGCACTGATTTATCAGTTCCGTCCAGTTTATActggaaatatttcttcatttcagcAAAGTTATATATTTGATTGA
- the GGH gene encoding gamma-glutamyl hydrolase isoform X1 — MARLERLLCVLGLVLCGAASPGLCASLASKNPIIGVLMQTSRNKDMRSLGKYYIAASYVKYLESAGARVVPIRPDLTAEKYEKLFQSINGILFPGGSVNLEKSGYALTAKKFYDFAKQSFDDGDYFPVWGTCLGFEELSYLVSGGKSLLTLTHTDGITMPLNFTKGASQSRMFQNFPVDLLKSLSTEPLTANFHKWSLSVTNFTMNEELKNFFNVLTTNTDGKTEFISTMEGYKYPVYGVQWHPEKAPYEWGNLEGISHAPHAVKAAFYLAEFFVAEARKNSHQFESEVEENEALIYQFRPVYTGNISSFQQSYIFD, encoded by the exons ATGGCGAGACTGGAGCGCCTCCTGTGTGTGCTGGGCCTGGTTCTGTGCGGGGCGGCGAGCCCCGGGCTGTGCGCTTCTCTCGCCTCCAAGAATCCCATCATCG GAGTATTAATGCAAACGTCCCGTAATAAGGACATGAGAAGCCTGGGAAAATACTATATTGCTGCATCCTATGTAAAGTATCTGGAGTCTGCAGGTGCAAGAGTTGTACCAATAAG GCCTGATCTTACAGCTGAAAAGTATGAAAAGCTTTTCCAATCTATTAATGG GATCCTTTTCCCTGGAGGAAGCGTTAATCTCGAGAAGTCAGGTTATGCTCTCACAGCCAAAAAATTTTACGACTTTGCCAAACAG AGTTTTGATGATGGAGACTATTTTCCTGTATGGGGTACTTGCCTTGGATTCGAAGAGCTTTCATATCTGGTTAGTGGTGGAAAGTCCTTATTAACTCTCACTCATACTGATGGAATTACAATGCCGCTGAACTTCACTAAAG GTGCATCACAGAGCAGAATGTTCCAGAATTTTCCTGTTGACTTGTTGAAGTCCTTATCAACGGAACCCCTGACAGCAAATTTCCACAAGTGGAGCCTCTCCGTGACG AATTTTACGATGAATGAAGAGTTAAAGAACTTTTTCAATGTATTAACTACAAATACAGATGGCAAGACTGAGTTTATTTCAACCATGGAAG GGTATAAGTATCCAGTGTACGGTGTCCAGTGGCATCCAGAGAAAGCACCTTATGAGTGGGGGAATTTAGAAGGCATTTCCCATGCACCTCATGCTGTGAAGGCTGCGTTTTATTTAGCTGAGTTCTTTGTTGCTGAAG CTCGGAAAAACAGTCATCAATTTGAATCTGAGGTTGAAGAGAATGAAGCACTGATTTATCAGTTCCGTCCAGTTTATActggaaatatttcttcatttcagcAAAGTTATATATTTGATTGA